The region TTCTCCCTAGAAGTACCAACCACAGAtgagctggtaaaaccactcgaACTAGTGTTAAAAAAACCTTTAGACAGAGAACGAGATTCAGAGCTTCACTTAGTGGTTAAGGCAACGGATGGGGGCAAACCTGAGCTCACAGGCACCTTGGAGTTACATATTACAGTTCTAGATGCAAATGACAACGCGCCAGCATTTGATAGAGCAATCTATCGGGTAAAACTGgtagaaaatgcaagaaatggTACCCTGGTCATTAGACTTAATGCCTCGGATTTGGACGAAGGTTCAAATGGTCAAATTCTTTATTCCTTTGCAGCGGACATTCCCCCTAAGACAGAAGCCACTTTTCATATAGATCCAGTCAGTGGAGAAATTAAAGTCAATGGAAAAATAGATTTTGAAGAAACAAATTTATGGAAGATTCAAGCAGAAGCAGTTGACGAAGGCAGTCCTCCAATGTTCGGTCACTGCACCATCTTAATTGAAGTATTGGACATCAATGATAATGCTCCCAAGTTAATAGTAACGTCATTGTCGCTCCCTATTCGAGAGGATGCTCCCGTGGGGACAGTTATTGCCTTAATCAGCGTGACAGATCCTGACTCTACAGTCAACGGGCAGGTGACCTGCTCCCTGACTCCTCAGGTTCCCTTCAAGCTCGTGTCCACCTTCAAGAATTACTATTCGCTCGTGCTGGACAGCGCTTTGGACCGAGAGACCACAGCTGACTTTAAAGTGGTGGTGACAGCCCGAGACCGGGGCTCACCCTCGCTGTGGGACACAGCCAGCGTGTCGGTGGAGGTGGCTGACGTGAACGACAATGCACCTGCATTCGCGCAGCCTGAATACACGGTGTTCGTGAAGGAGAACAATCCGCCCGGCGCGCACATCTTCACGGTGTCCGCGGTGGATGCGGACGCACAAGAGAACGCGCTGGTGTCCTACTCGCTGGTGGAGCGGCGGGTGGGCGAGCGCTTGCTGTCGAGCTATGTGTCTGTGCACGCGGAGAGCGGCAAGGTGTTCGCGCTGCAGCCTCTGGACCATGAGGAGCTGGAGCTGCTGCAGTTCCAGGTGAGCGCGCGGGATGCTGGTGTGCCTGCCCTGGGCAGCAATGTGACTCTGCAGGTGTTTGTGCTGGACGAGAACGACAACGCGCCCACGCTGCTGCCTCACGGAGCTGTCGGAGCGGGCGGGGCAGTGAGTGAGCTTGTGCCTCGGTCAGTGGGTTCAGGGCACGTAGTGGCGAAGGTGCGCGCAGTAGATGCCGATTCTGGTTATAATGCTTGGCTGTCTTATGAGCTCCAATTCGGAGCTGGCAGTGTGCGCAGTCCCTTCCGTGTGGGACTATACACAGGTGAGATCAGTATCACTCGCGCCCTGGATGAAGTAGATGCGCCGCGCCAGCGCCTGTTGGTCTTGGTGAAGGATCATGGCGAGCCAGCGTTGACTGCCACAGCCACAGTGCTGGTTTCTCTGATTGAGAGCAACCAGGCACCAAAGGCCTCTTCACGGGTGTTGGCGGGTACAGCAGCCTCTGAGTCACCTGTAGTGGATGTCAATGTGTATTTGATCATCGCCATCTGTGCGGTGTCCAGCCTGTTGGTGCTCACACTCGTGTTGTACACTGCTCTGCGATGCTCAGCACTGCCCACTGAGGTCACCTGTGGACCTGGAAAACCCATGCTGGTATGCTCCAGCGCAGTGGGGAGCTGGTCATACTCTCAGCAAAGGAGGCAGAGGGTGTGCTCCGGAGAGGGCCCACCGAAGACCGACCTCATGGCCTTCAGCCCCAGTGTTCCTCCTGGTTTGGGTTCTGGAGATAGTGGTGTCCAGCAAGAAATCTTTGAGAATGTAAGTACAGAAATCTTGGGGTACATTTCATGACAGGTGATGTCACTGATATACTCTGTCGATTCATGATTATATCTTCAGCAGTAAATTTGTGTTGCTTTTCTTGAGACGGCTCATTTAAAGACGACTGGCCATCTCATCTCACTTCCCACTCTAGTCATCCTGGATATTATTTAGTAATTCTTTCTTCATGCTATGTATAACAATAGTACTGGTAGCACTGCTAgcaaaaaatgaaatagaatgaccataattttttaattaaacaggTATGCCAGAAAGAAGTCAAGGATTATAATAGAAAATACAAGGTGGCAGGGCTCAaatcagattttcttttcttttttcttttttttcggagctggggaccgaacccagggccttgcgcttcctaggcaagcgctctaccactgagctaaatccccaacccctcaaatcaGATTTTCAACACTCGGATAGATCATTGTTCTGGGAGTTCACCTGCTAGGACAGGTGTCCTTTGCTCTTCATTATGTTTGAGTATCTGGGAGTACAGTATGATTTAATTTTCAATTTGACTTGGATTCTCAGCTTATTATAAACTATGAAATGATTGGTCAGAGATGGAGATCAGCTTGCCTGAAGCACTGGGTTTCTTTGTTCaaccttggctatcctagaaattgctctgtagaccaggctagcttcaaacttagagatcctcttttcctctgtctcttgagCCACCACCACTTGGCTCCCCCACTTCCCCAAAGCAGGGTTATTGTTACCTTTCATTGAAAAGCTTGGGCCATCTGACcaaatgtttgagaaaaaaaTTGCTGTGTTGACTTGAATAAGCCACAACACAGT is a window of Rattus norvegicus strain BN/NHsdMcwi chromosome 18, GRCr8, whole genome shotgun sequence DNA encoding:
- the Pcdha4 gene encoding protocadherin alpha-4 isoform X12, coding for MFFVAMKYCHGSWCLLLSLLLFTIWEPGSAQLRYSVPEEAKHGTFVGRIAQDLGLELTELVPRLFRVASKDRGDLLEVNLQNGILFVNSRIDREELCGKSAECSIHLEVIVDRPLQVFHVEVEVKDINDNPPVFPTTQKNLFVSETRALDSRFSLEGASDADIGTNALLTYRLSPSEYFSLEVPTTDELVKPLELVLKKPLDRERDSELHLVVKATDGGKPELTGTLELHITVLDANDNAPAFDRAIYRVKLVENARNGTLVIRLNASDLDEGSNGQILYSFAADIPPKTEATFHIDPVSGEIKVNGKIDFEETNLWKIQAEAVDEGSPPMFGHCTILIEVLDINDNAPKLIVTSLSLPIREDAPVGTVIALISVTDPDSTVNGQVTCSLTPQVPFKLVSTFKNYYSLVLDSALDRETTADFKVVVTARDRGSPSLWDTASVSVEVADVNDNAPAFAQPEYTVFVKENNPPGAHIFTVSAVDADAQENALVSYSLVERRVGERLLSSYVSVHAESGKVFALQPLDHEELELLQFQVSARDAGVPALGSNVTLQVFVLDENDNAPTLLPHGAVGAGGAVSELVPRSVGSGHVVAKVRAVDADSGYNAWLSYELQFGAGSVRSPFRVGLYTGEISITRALDEVDAPRQRLLVLVKDHGEPALTATATVLVSLIESNQAPKASSRVLAGTAASESPVVDVNVYLIIAICAVSSLLVLTLVLYTALRCSALPTEVTCGPGKPMLVCSSAVGSWSYSQQRRQRVCSGEGPPKTDLMAFSPSVPPGLGSGDSGVQQEIFENPRQPNPDWRYSASLRAGMHSSVHLEEAGILRAGPGGPDQQWPTVSSATPEPEAGEVSPPVGAGVNSNSWTFKYGPGNPKQPGPGELPDKFIIPGSPAIISIRQESANNQIDKSDFITFGKKEETKKKKKKKKGNKTQEKKEKGNSTTDNSDQ